A window of Elgaria multicarinata webbii isolate HBS135686 ecotype San Diego chromosome 2, rElgMul1.1.pri, whole genome shotgun sequence contains these coding sequences:
- the TRAK2 gene encoding trafficking kinesin-binding protein 2, with product MNFNHRDSESITAVCPNEDLPEVELVSMLEEQLPQYKLHVDSLYLSENDDWIPSPGCHSHVPENSSPVLAEETFRYMILGTNRREQVANCNDAEVVTHLLAERDRDLELAARIGQALLKRNHILTEQNEALEEQLGQAFDKVHQLQHELTKKDELLRVVSNASEESETDSSCSTPLRFNESFNLSQGLLQLDMLQDKLRELEEENLSLRTKACHLKTETMTYEEKEQQLVSDCVKEIRETNAQIARMSEELTRKNDELLHYQEEISSLLSQIVDLQHKIKEHVIEKEELRLHLQASKDAQRQLTAELNDLQERNAECLEMLQESQEEAKGLRSRASHAALLCRPQSCGAFPVESLAAEIEGTMRKEMSLDEESFSKQKDQQKRVFDTVRVANVMRGRCASCPTPLPIPGSNRSSVVMTAQPFHSGLQHVDGKVHQSRKTSSENISKEAEKLGHPGVPGGDDLATALHRLTLRRQNQFFEEEWERRMRLLPDQKEELSGCSTPVEICLSLGSGTELTDFSGSSSSLRSLLPEKLQIVKPLEGSQTLFHWQQLAQPNLGTILDPRPGVVTKGFTPLTEDDVYHLSDLEEDEVVRDEGIMFQVQQSPLEERKPTVPKSMAGIFLPPSKVAAVSLTASNPGKCLSSTNSTFTFTTCRILHPSDITQVTPSSSYAPVCSGSCSSTSSTVTSSPTTSYRLSIGEFLTNRRDSTTTLSSTRSLAKLLQEQGISAKVYNSPVLETAPMFQPPKILAVPSTPPNSPLHSPCPSPLPFESRANVSEKFLASRPAETLLQEMYGHKSSNPCDVGQLKMNLVERLKKLGIARAVKHPEAGDNKNSRGAKGGLQRQDSAVYVSAGSNLIVGLRRNQSLPVLIGALGGPVSTSSSKMGVLKEDWGV from the exons TTCTTGGCACAAACAGACGAGAACAGGTGGCGAACTGCAATGATGCTGAAGTGGTCACACATCTGCTCGCTGAG CGAGATCGAGATCTCGAATTGGCAGCACGAATTGGACAAGCCCTACTTAAAAGAAACCATATCCTAACTGAGCAAAATGAAGCTCTGGAAGAACAATTGGGACAAGCCTTTGACAAG GTTCACCAGCTACAGCATGAGCTAACCAAAAAAGATGAGCTGCTTCGTGTGGTGTCCAATGCTTCTGAAGAAAGTGAGACTGACTCCAGCTGTTCCACGCCACTTCGCTTCAATGAGTCCTTCAACCTGTCCCAGGGTCTCCTACAGTTGGATATGTTGCAGGATAAACTTAGGgaattggaggaggagaacctTTCCCTTCGAACAAAG GCCTGCCATCTGAAGACTGAAACCATGACATacgaagagaaggagcaacagcTAGTCAGTGACTGTGTCAAAGAGATCA GGGAAACAAATGCTCAGATTGCAAGAATGAGTGAGGAGCTAACAAGAAAGAATGATGAGCTGCTTCACTATCAGGAAGAGATCTCATCCCTCTTGTCCCAAATAGTTGATCTTCAGCATAAAATCAAAGAG CATGTAATTGAAAAGGAAGAGTTGAGACTGCACCTACAAGCTTCCAAAGATGCCCAGAGACAGCTGACAGCAGAG CTGAATGACTTACAAGAGCGGAATGCCGAGTGTCTGGAGATGTTGCAGGAGTCGCAAGAAGAAGCAAAGGGACTGCGCAGCAGAGCCAGCCACGCTGCCCTCCTCTGCCGCCCCCAGTCGTGTGGAGCATTTCCTGTG GAATCTTTGGCAGCAGAGATTGAGGGAACAATGCGGAAAGAGATGAGTTTGGATGAAGAATCTTTCTCTAAACAAAA gGATCAACAAAAGCGTGTATTTGATACTGTCAGAGTAGCTAATGTTATGCGTGGCCGTTGTGCTTCGTGTCCTACCCCGCTACCCATTCCGGGGTCAAATCGTTCGAGTGTTGTCATGACAGCACAGCCTTTTCATTCTGGCTTGCAACATGTGGACGGAAAGGTGCATCAGTCTCGGAAGACCAGCTCAGAGAACATTTCCAA AGAagcagaaaagctgggccatcCTGGTGTCCCTGGGGGAGACGATTTAGCCACCGCTCTGCACAGGCTTACTCTCCGTCGTCAGAACCAGTTCTTTGAAGAAGAGTGGGAGCGCAGGATGCGTTTGCTGCCTGACCAGAAAGAAGAACTCAGTGGTTGTAGTACACCAGTGGAGATATGCCTTTCACTGGGAAGCGGTACAGAACTTACAGACTTCTCTGGGTCTTCCAGCAGCCTGCGTTCTCTCCTCCCAGAGAAACTGCAAATTGTCAAACCTCTTGAAG GCTCTCAGACCCTCTTCCACTGGCAGCAGTTGGCTCAGCCTAACCTAGGCACAATTCTTGACCCACGCCCCGGTGTTGTCACAAAAGGTTTCACACCGCTGACGGAAGATGACGTCTATCACCTTTCTGATTTGGAAGAAGATGAGGTAGTAAGGGATGAAGGCATAATGTTCCAAGTGCAGCAGTCCCCTCTAGAGGAAAGGAAGCCCACAGTGCCAAAGTCCATGGCAGGAATCTTCCTGCCACCCAGTAAAGTAGCAGCAGTTTCCCTCACAG cTTCCAATCCAGGAAAATGTCTCTCATCAACAAACTCTACATTTACCTTTACTACTTGTAGGATACTCCACCCATCTGATATCACACAGGTTACGCCCAG TTCTTCATACGCACCCGTGTGCTCTGGAAGTTGTAGCAGTACAAGCAGTACGGTTACAAGCTCCCCCACCACGTCATACAGGCTTAGTATTGGAGAATTCCTTACTAACAGAAGAGACTCAACTACCACTTTAAGTAGCACAAGAAGCTTAGCTAAGCTTCTGCAAGAACAGGGTATCTCAGCAAAAGTCTACAACAGTCCAGTTTTGGAGACAGCGCCAATGTTTCAGCCCCCCAAGATACTTGCTGTTCCCTCAACACCACCAAATTCTCCTTTGCATTCCCCTTGTCCTTCCCCTTTGCCTTTTGAGTCGCGAGCAAATGTATCGGAAAAATTTTTGGCCTCTCGACCAGCTGAAACGTTACTGCAGGAGATGTACGGACATAAATCCTCTAATCCTTGTGATGTAGGACAGCTGAAGATGAACCTGGTGGAGAGGCTGAAGAAACTGGGTATTGCAAGAGCTGTCAAACATCCTGAAGCGGGGGACAATAAAAATAGTCGAGGAGCAAAAGGTGGCCTGCAAAGGCAGGACTCGGCTGTGTATGTAAGTGCAGGCAGCAATCTGATCGTTGGACTGAGAAGAAACCAAAGCCTTCCAGTCTTGATTGGAGCACTTGGAGGCCCAGTGAGCACATCTTCCTCAAAAATGGGAGTCCTGAAGGAGGATTGGGGAGTTTAG